From a single Nocardioides sp. dk884 genomic region:
- a CDS encoding single-stranded DNA-binding protein: MHDTVITLRGRLGGDVTVRAAGEAQVATFRVACTPRRYHRRTDSWVDGDTQWYSVNAWRALGDNCARSLRRGDPVVVHGRLEIRTWTNQAGEEVTSLEVEATAVGHDLGRGTTRFARTPRAADTAALEPAELAADDRAGEETPARDRSPAA; encoded by the coding sequence ATGCACGACACCGTCATCACCCTGCGCGGCCGGTTGGGCGGGGACGTGACCGTCCGCGCCGCGGGCGAGGCCCAGGTCGCCACGTTCCGGGTGGCCTGCACGCCGCGCCGCTACCACCGCCGCACCGACTCCTGGGTCGACGGCGACACCCAGTGGTACTCCGTCAACGCCTGGCGTGCGCTCGGTGACAACTGCGCCCGCTCGCTGCGGCGCGGCGACCCCGTGGTCGTTCACGGGCGCCTCGAGATCCGCACCTGGACCAACCAGGCGGGCGAGGAGGTCACGAGCCTCGAGGTCGAGGCGACGGCGGTGGGCCACGACCTGGGCCGCGGCACCACCCGCTTCGCGCGCACCCCGAGGGCCGCCGACACCGCGGCTCTGGAGCCCGCGGAGCTCGCGGCGGACGACCGCGCCGGTGAGGAGACGCCCGCCCGGGACCGCTCACCGGCGGCCTAG
- a CDS encoding acetyl-CoA C-acetyltransferase: MPEAVIVSATRSPIGRANKGSLKDLRPDDLAATIVRAALDQVPALDKATVDDVYLGCGLPGGEMGFNMARVVNVLNDMDGVPGATLTRYCASSLQTTRMAFHAIRAGEGDVFVSAGVETVSRFRNGTSDHLPNTQNPLFVDAEARTQEYAAGGRDWHDPREDTELPDIYIAMGQTAENVARMRGLSRRELDEFGVRSQNLAEKAIADGFWEREITPVTTPDGTVVTTDDGPRAGVTYESIAQLQPVFRPDGVVTAGNCCALNDGAAAVVVMSDTRAAELGLTPLARIVATGVSALSPEIMGLGPVEATQKALASAGMSIGDIDLVEINEAFAAQVVPSYQDLGIDLDRLNVNGGAIAVGHPFGMSGARLQATMLNSLDWHDKTTGLITMCVGGGQGMALILERV; this comes from the coding sequence ATGCCCGAGGCCGTGATCGTCTCCGCCACCCGCAGCCCGATCGGGCGGGCCAACAAGGGCTCGCTCAAGGACCTGCGCCCCGACGACCTGGCCGCCACGATCGTGCGTGCGGCGCTCGACCAGGTCCCGGCCCTCGACAAGGCCACCGTCGACGACGTCTACCTCGGCTGCGGGCTGCCGGGCGGCGAGATGGGCTTCAACATGGCCCGGGTGGTCAACGTCCTCAACGACATGGACGGTGTCCCCGGGGCGACGCTGACGCGCTACTGCGCCTCCTCGCTGCAGACCACGCGGATGGCCTTCCACGCGATCCGGGCGGGCGAGGGCGACGTCTTCGTCTCGGCGGGGGTCGAGACCGTGTCCCGCTTCCGCAACGGGACCTCCGATCACCTCCCGAACACCCAGAACCCGCTCTTCGTCGACGCCGAGGCGCGCACCCAGGAGTACGCCGCGGGCGGGCGCGACTGGCACGACCCGCGCGAGGACACCGAGCTGCCCGACATCTACATCGCGATGGGCCAGACCGCCGAGAACGTCGCCCGCATGCGCGGACTGTCGCGCCGCGAGCTCGACGAGTTCGGCGTCCGCTCGCAGAACCTCGCCGAGAAGGCGATCGCCGATGGTTTCTGGGAGCGCGAGATCACCCCCGTGACCACCCCCGACGGCACGGTCGTCACCACCGACGACGGCCCGCGCGCGGGTGTGACGTATGAGTCGATCGCCCAGCTGCAGCCGGTCTTCCGCCCCGACGGCGTGGTGACCGCGGGCAACTGCTGCGCCCTCAACGACGGGGCTGCGGCGGTGGTGGTCATGTCCGACACGCGCGCCGCCGAGCTCGGGCTCACCCCGCTCGCCCGCATCGTCGCCACCGGCGTCTCCGCCCTCTCCCCCGAGATCATGGGCCTCGGACCGGTCGAGGCGACCCAGAAGGCGCTCGCCAGCGCCGGCATGAGCATCGGCGACATCGACCTGGTGGAGATCAACGAGGCCTTCGCCGCCCAGGTGGTGCCGTCCTACCAGGACCTCGGCATCGACCTGGACCGCCTCAACGTCAACGGCGGCGCGATCGCCGTCGGCCACCCGTTCGGCATGTCCGGCGCCCGGCTGCAGGCCACGATGCTCAACAGCCTGGACTGGCACGACAAGACCACGGGTCTGATCACCATGTGCGTCGGCGGCGGCCAGGGCATGGCACTGATCCTCGAGCGGGTCTGA
- a CDS encoding OsmC family peroxiredoxin: MATTRQATTNWEGTLFEGSGKVTLESSGIGTYDVSWPSRAEAANGKTSPEELIAAAHSSCFSMAFSNGLAKNDTPATSLKTTAEVELTPGTGITGIKLTVVGQVEGIDEAKFVELAQAAKEGCPVSQALAGTTITLDASLA; encoded by the coding sequence ATGGCTACCACCCGTCAGGCGACGACCAACTGGGAAGGCACCCTCTTCGAGGGTTCCGGCAAGGTCACGCTGGAGTCCTCCGGCATCGGCACCTACGACGTGTCCTGGCCCTCGCGGGCCGAGGCCGCGAACGGCAAGACCAGCCCCGAGGAGCTCATCGCAGCCGCGCACTCCTCCTGCTTCTCGATGGCCTTCTCCAACGGCCTGGCCAAGAACGACACCCCGGCCACCTCGCTGAAGACCACCGCCGAGGTCGAGCTCACCCCCGGCACCGGCATCACCGGCATCAAGCTGACCGTCGTCGGCCAGGTCGAGGGCATCGACGAGGCGAAGTTCGTCGAGCTCGCCCAGGCCGCCAAGGAGGGCTGCCCGGTCAGCCAGGCGCTCGCCGGCACCACGATCACCCTGGACGCCTCGCTCGCCTGA
- the ettA gene encoding energy-dependent translational throttle protein EttA: protein MAEYVFTLRNVRKAHGDKVVLDNVTLSFLHGAKIGVVGPNGAGKSSLLKIMAGLDQPNNGDAIKDPDASVGMLQQEPPLTEGKTVLENVEEAVGEIKAKLDRYNAISEEMANPDADFDTLLAEMGDLQTDLDHASAWDLDSRLDQAMDALRCPPPDTLVDNLSGGERRRVALCKLLLQQPDLLLLDEPTNHLDAESVQWLEGHLKSYPGAVLAITHDRYFLDNVAEWIAEVDRGSIHGYEGNYSTYLETKKDRLKIEGQKDAKRAKMLEKELEWVRSNAKARQTKSRSRLARYEELAAEAEKARKIDTAEINIPAGPRLGDVVLEGRHLTKGFGDRVLWNDVSFTLPRAGIVGVVGPNGVGKTTLFRMITGNDEPDSGELVVGQTVKISYVDQSRGGIDPNKNVWEVVSDGLDFIKVANFEMNSRAYVASFGFKGPDQQKKAGVLSGGERNRLNLALTLKMGGNMLLLDEPTNDLDVETLSSLEDALLDFPGCAVVTSHDRWFLDRVATHILAWEGDEEDGGKWFWFEGNFASYEQNKIERLGPDAARPHRVTHRRLTRD, encoded by the coding sequence ATGGCCGAATATGTCTTCACCCTGCGCAACGTCCGCAAGGCACACGGCGACAAGGTCGTCCTCGACAACGTCACCCTCTCGTTCCTCCACGGCGCCAAGATCGGTGTCGTCGGCCCCAACGGCGCGGGCAAGTCGTCGCTGCTGAAGATCATGGCCGGCCTCGACCAGCCCAACAACGGCGACGCGATCAAGGACCCCGACGCCAGCGTCGGCATGCTCCAGCAGGAGCCGCCGCTGACCGAGGGCAAGACCGTGCTCGAGAACGTCGAGGAGGCGGTCGGCGAGATCAAGGCGAAGCTCGACCGCTACAACGCGATCTCGGAGGAGATGGCGAACCCCGACGCCGACTTCGACACGCTGCTCGCCGAGATGGGCGACCTGCAGACCGACCTCGACCACGCCAGCGCGTGGGACCTCGACAGCCGCCTGGACCAGGCGATGGACGCGCTGCGCTGCCCGCCGCCGGACACCCTCGTGGACAACCTCTCCGGTGGTGAGCGCCGCCGCGTGGCGCTGTGCAAGCTGCTGCTCCAGCAGCCCGACCTGCTGCTCCTCGACGAGCCCACCAACCACCTCGACGCCGAGTCGGTGCAGTGGCTCGAGGGACACCTGAAGAGCTACCCGGGCGCCGTCCTGGCCATCACCCACGACCGGTACTTCCTCGACAACGTCGCCGAGTGGATCGCCGAGGTCGACCGCGGCTCGATCCACGGCTACGAGGGCAACTACTCCACCTACCTGGAGACCAAGAAGGACCGGCTCAAGATCGAGGGCCAGAAGGACGCCAAGCGCGCCAAGATGCTGGAGAAGGAGCTGGAGTGGGTCCGCTCCAACGCCAAGGCCCGCCAGACCAAGAGCCGCTCGCGCCTGGCCCGCTACGAGGAGCTCGCCGCGGAGGCCGAGAAGGCCCGCAAGATCGACACCGCCGAGATCAACATCCCCGCCGGTCCGCGTCTGGGTGACGTGGTGCTCGAGGGCAGGCACCTCACCAAGGGCTTCGGCGACCGGGTGCTGTGGAACGACGTGTCCTTCACCCTGCCCCGCGCCGGCATCGTCGGCGTGGTCGGCCCCAACGGTGTCGGCAAGACGACGCTGTTCCGGATGATCACCGGCAACGACGAGCCCGACTCCGGTGAGCTCGTGGTCGGCCAGACGGTGAAGATCTCCTACGTCGACCAGAGCCGCGGCGGCATCGACCCGAACAAGAACGTCTGGGAGGTCGTCTCCGACGGCCTGGACTTCATCAAGGTCGCCAACTTCGAGATGAACAGCCGCGCCTACGTCGCCTCGTTCGGCTTCAAGGGCCCGGACCAGCAGAAGAAGGCAGGGGTGCTCTCCGGTGGTGAGCGCAACCGCCTCAACCTGGCGCTGACGCTGAAGATGGGCGGCAACATGCTGCTCCTCGACGAGCCGACCAACGACCTCGACGTCGAGACGCTGTCCTCGCTCGAGGACGCGCTGCTGGACTTCCCGGGCTGCGCCGTGGTCACCTCGCACGACCGGTGGTTCCTCGACCGGGTCGCCACCCACATCCTCGCCTGGGAGGGCGACGAGGAGGACGGCGGCAAGTGGTTCTGGTTCGAGGGCAACTTCGCCTCCTACGAGCAGAACAAGATCGAGCGGCTCGGCCCCGACGCGGCCCGCCCGCACCGGGTCACGCACCGCCGCCTGACCCGCGACTGA
- a CDS encoding YfjP family GTPase translates to MTSSLDEPQDRAEERVASAPSIGSGTAARIAGLEAAATAAEGRLDPTLVADAHAVVAHAAERTRLSADHTVVAIAGATGSGKSSTFNALTGLELSAVGVRRPTTSWATACVWGSEGASELLSWLGIPERHQTTRDSMLDTRREDHSLDGVVLLDLPDHDSTEVSHHLEVDRLVSHADLLVWVLDPQKYADAAIHDRYLEPLRTHDEVMLVVLNHIDVVPEERRESLVADVRRLLDDDGLQRVPIVPVSARQGIGIDELRAEIRRRVEGKQATRSRIEADVAAMAQRLEAVSGDAEPAALPPSRVEAFEDALVEAAGVPTVVDAVERSTRLRAARATGWPVVSWVSALRPDPLTKLGLDLGEAGPALRGEQPGQPTTAPVQRTRVDTEVRALVDVASEGMSHAWAGAVRREPVANIPVLADRLDTALASTDLGADRLPGWVSAVRVLQWLLLLAAVGGGVWAVLAATGAVGDAPELLNVPVPLVVLVVGLVLGVVLALSCRGLVAGAARKRAAEAEERLRGAVSGVARELVVGPIETEQQACTKVHRGILAALGRA, encoded by the coding sequence ATGACGTCGTCGTTGGACGAGCCCCAGGACCGGGCTGAGGAGCGGGTCGCGTCGGCACCTTCGATCGGGTCCGGCACCGCCGCCAGGATCGCCGGCCTCGAGGCCGCTGCCACCGCGGCCGAGGGACGGCTCGACCCGACACTGGTCGCCGACGCGCACGCCGTGGTCGCCCACGCCGCCGAGCGCACCCGACTGTCGGCCGACCACACGGTCGTGGCCATCGCGGGCGCGACCGGCTCCGGCAAGTCCTCGACGTTCAACGCGCTGACCGGGCTGGAGCTCTCCGCGGTCGGCGTGCGTCGTCCCACCACGTCCTGGGCCACCGCCTGCGTGTGGGGCAGCGAGGGCGCCTCGGAGCTGCTGTCCTGGCTGGGCATCCCCGAGCGCCACCAGACCACCCGCGACTCGATGCTCGACACGAGGCGCGAGGACCACAGCCTCGACGGCGTCGTCCTGCTCGACCTGCCCGACCACGACTCCACCGAGGTCAGCCACCACCTCGAGGTCGACCGTCTCGTCTCCCACGCCGACCTGCTGGTGTGGGTCCTGGACCCGCAGAAGTACGCCGACGCCGCGATCCACGACCGCTACCTCGAGCCGCTGCGCACCCACGACGAGGTCATGCTCGTGGTGCTCAACCACATCGACGTGGTGCCCGAGGAGCGGCGTGAGTCGCTCGTCGCCGACGTGCGCCGTCTGCTCGACGACGACGGGCTCCAGCGGGTCCCGATCGTGCCGGTCAGCGCGCGCCAGGGCATCGGCATCGACGAGCTGCGCGCGGAGATCCGCCGCCGCGTCGAGGGCAAGCAGGCCACCCGCTCCCGCATCGAGGCCGACGTCGCGGCGATGGCCCAGCGGCTCGAGGCCGTGAGCGGCGACGCCGAGCCCGCCGCCCTCCCGCCGTCGCGGGTCGAGGCCTTCGAGGACGCGCTGGTCGAGGCGGCCGGCGTCCCCACCGTCGTCGACGCCGTCGAACGCTCCACGCGTCTGCGCGCCGCCCGGGCGACCGGCTGGCCGGTCGTGTCCTGGGTGAGCGCCCTGCGCCCCGACCCGCTCACCAAGCTCGGTCTCGACCTGGGCGAGGCCGGTCCCGCGCTTCGCGGCGAGCAGCCCGGGCAGCCGACCACGGCGCCGGTGCAGCGCACCCGCGTCGACACCGAGGTCCGTGCCCTCGTCGACGTCGCGTCCGAGGGCATGTCGCACGCCTGGGCCGGCGCCGTACGCCGTGAGCCGGTCGCCAACATCCCGGTGCTCGCCGATCGTCTCGACACCGCCCTGGCCAGCACTGACCTGGGCGCCGACCGGCTGCCCGGCTGGGTCAGCGCCGTGCGCGTCCTGCAGTGGCTGCTGCTCCTCGCTGCCGTCGGCGGCGGGGTGTGGGCGGTCCTCGCCGCGACGGGAGCGGTCGGCGATGCGCCGGAGCTCCTCAATGTCCCGGTCCCGCTCGTCGTGCTCGTGGTCGGCCTGGTGCTCGGCGTCGTGCTCGCCCTGTCCTGCCGCGGCCTGGTCGCGGGCGCCGCGCGCAAGCGCGCCGCCGAGGCGGAGGAGCGGCTGCGTGGAGCCGTCTCGGGCGTCGCGCGCGAGCTGGTGGTCGGTCCCATCGAGACCGAGCAGCAGGCGTGCACGAAGGTTCACCGCGGGATCCTCGCCGCGCTCGGGCGCGCCTGA
- a CDS encoding acyl-CoA thioesterase: MRHLYECPMRWADLDLLGHVNNVTYVDYLQEARVDMLRTHELRSRTAGLVEGIVVARHEVSYVAPLMFGFRPVSIECWVTEIRAASFTMAYEVFHPGEDGTRTVYLRATTVLSPYVFAEERPRRLTAEEKAVLERFREDPLPASAPIAPVPHTESGHYPVRVRFSDVDVYGHVNNVLYFEYLQEARIWLVDQMMRDAGVDTSGVSVVVAQTDVDYKVPILFRPEAYDVWSTIAHLGNKSMVIESEICDGDVVLARARVVMVFFDVAQQRSAAPPEEYRAVIEKYAARTRVGG; the protein is encoded by the coding sequence GTGCGCCATCTCTACGAGTGCCCGATGCGCTGGGCCGACCTGGACCTGCTCGGACACGTCAACAACGTCACCTACGTCGACTACCTCCAAGAGGCGCGCGTGGACATGCTGCGCACCCACGAGCTGCGCTCGCGCACCGCGGGCCTGGTCGAGGGGATCGTGGTCGCGCGCCACGAGGTGAGCTATGTGGCCCCGCTGATGTTCGGCTTCCGGCCGGTCAGCATCGAGTGCTGGGTGACCGAGATCCGCGCGGCCAGCTTCACGATGGCCTATGAGGTGTTCCACCCCGGCGAGGACGGCACGCGCACGGTCTACCTGCGCGCGACCACCGTGCTGTCGCCGTACGTGTTCGCGGAGGAGCGCCCCCGGCGGCTCACCGCCGAGGAGAAGGCGGTCCTCGAGCGGTTCCGCGAGGACCCGCTGCCCGCCTCGGCGCCGATCGCGCCGGTGCCGCACACCGAGTCCGGGCACTACCCGGTGCGGGTGCGGTTCTCCGACGTCGACGTCTACGGCCACGTCAACAACGTCTTGTACTTCGAGTACCTCCAGGAGGCGCGCATCTGGCTGGTCGACCAGATGATGCGCGACGCCGGCGTCGACACCTCCGGGGTCTCGGTGGTCGTCGCCCAGACCGACGTCGACTACAAGGTGCCGATCCTGTTCCGTCCCGAGGCCTACGACGTGTGGTCCACGATCGCGCACCTCGGCAACAAGTCGATGGTCATCGAGTCCGAGATCTGTGACGGTGACGTGGTGCTGGCCCGGGCACGCGTGGTCATGGTGTTCTTCGACGTCGCCCAGCAGCGCTCCGCGGCACCGCCGGAGGAGTACCGCGCCGTCATCGAGAAGTACGCCGCGCGCACCCGCGTCGGCGGGTGA
- a CDS encoding mechanosensitive ion channel family protein produces MALLQTTDPCAEDQTVCNAVLDWTDNDTAANISDLIIGKPLAITALIVLAVIIRWMLHKVVNRLVAGAEDGVIPHQVGRALRRGPVPQPSASDLIASTRRVQRAKTIGDLFKSIITGIIVAVFGTMILSELGVNIAPIIASAGILGLALGFGAQSLVRDFLSGVFMIVEDQYGVGDVVDVGAASGTVEAVSLRITRLRDLDGTVWYVPNGEIMRVGNMSQNWSRAVVDVSVGYGEDLVRVQDVLREIAHDLWQDDDFRMVIIEEPEVTGVEALTADAVTLRVLIKTSPLEQWAVARAMRQRIKSRFDHEGIEIPFAQRVVWHREEKTARGSADLADPHDGGEHGDAHDHEAHDHGGVGTGGQHRR; encoded by the coding sequence ATGGCCCTCCTCCAGACGACCGATCCCTGTGCCGAGGACCAGACGGTGTGCAACGCCGTGCTGGACTGGACCGACAACGACACCGCGGCCAACATCTCCGACCTGATCATCGGCAAGCCCCTGGCGATCACCGCCCTGATCGTGCTGGCGGTGATCATCCGCTGGATGCTGCACAAGGTGGTCAACCGCCTCGTCGCGGGCGCCGAGGACGGCGTCATCCCGCACCAGGTCGGGCGGGCGCTGCGACGCGGGCCGGTCCCCCAGCCCAGCGCCAGCGACCTGATCGCCTCCACGCGGCGCGTGCAGCGCGCGAAGACCATCGGGGACCTGTTCAAGTCGATCATCACCGGCATCATCGTGGCCGTCTTCGGCACGATGATCCTCAGCGAGCTCGGCGTGAACATCGCCCCCATCATCGCCAGCGCGGGAATCCTCGGTCTCGCCCTCGGCTTCGGCGCCCAGTCGCTCGTCCGGGACTTCCTCTCCGGCGTCTTCATGATCGTCGAGGACCAGTACGGCGTGGGCGACGTCGTCGACGTCGGGGCGGCCAGCGGCACCGTCGAGGCGGTCAGCCTGCGCATCACCCGCCTGCGCGACCTCGACGGCACCGTCTGGTACGTCCCCAACGGCGAGATCATGCGCGTGGGCAACATGAGCCAGAACTGGTCGCGCGCCGTCGTCGACGTCAGCGTGGGGTACGGCGAGGACCTGGTGCGGGTCCAGGACGTGCTGCGCGAGATCGCCCACGACCTGTGGCAGGACGACGACTTCCGGATGGTGATCATCGAGGAGCCGGAGGTCACCGGCGTCGAGGCGCTGACCGCCGACGCGGTGACGCTGCGCGTGCTGATCAAGACCTCGCCGCTGGAGCAGTGGGCGGTCGCCCGCGCGATGCGTCAGCGGATCAAGTCCCGCTTCGACCACGAGGGCATCGAGATCCCCTTCGCCCAGCGAGTGGTCTGGCACCGCGAGGAGAAGACCGCCCGGGGCAGCGCGGACCTCGCCGACCCGCACGACGGTGGCGAGCACGGCGACGCCCACGACCACGAAGCCCACGACCACGGCGGCGTCGGCACCGGCGGGCAGCACCGTCGCTGA
- a CDS encoding MarR family winged helix-turn-helix transcriptional regulator: MADREMRWLDDSEQRSWRALLMGVTLLLDRLDDDLQESFDLSMVEYEILVRLSESDGRMRMARLADGLAHSRSRVTHTIKRMEKAHLVRREASTEDGRGIVAVMTPAGRELLVRAAPVHVQGVRDHLVDLVSAEDFAAVGRVMNTVADHLVGAHPEREMREI; the protein is encoded by the coding sequence GTGGCTGACCGAGAGATGCGCTGGCTCGACGACTCCGAGCAGCGGTCGTGGCGGGCGCTGCTGATGGGTGTGACCCTGCTGCTGGACCGGCTCGACGACGACCTGCAGGAGAGCTTCGACCTCTCGATGGTCGAGTACGAGATCCTGGTGCGGCTCTCCGAGAGCGACGGCCGCATGCGGATGGCTCGCCTGGCCGACGGCCTCGCCCACAGCCGCAGCCGGGTCACCCACACGATCAAGCGGATGGAGAAGGCCCACCTGGTGCGCAGAGAGGCCTCGACCGAGGACGGCCGCGGCATCGTCGCCGTGATGACCCCCGCCGGTCGCGAGCTGCTGGTGCGCGCCGCGCCGGTGCACGTCCAGGGCGTGCGCGACCACCTCGTCGACCTGGTCAGCGCCGAGGACTTCGCCGCCGTCGGGCGGGTCATGAACACCGTGGCCGACCACCTCGTCGGCGCCCACCCGGAGCGGGAGATGCGCGAGATCTGA
- a CDS encoding DUF5130 family protein, with amino-acid sequence MEPVPAGESVFTRGELLALEAAIRQAELDSRVEFSVFVGNAEGDPRAFATSLHNTLVAPARSILIMVDPQRRALEVVTGGWVRRNLSDAQVELAALAMQRAFAEGELLDGLRAGISLLAEHARTPRTLHAR; translated from the coding sequence GTGGAGCCAGTGCCCGCTGGTGAGTCCGTCTTCACCCGGGGCGAGCTGCTCGCCCTCGAGGCGGCGATCCGCCAGGCGGAGCTCGACTCGCGCGTCGAGTTCTCCGTCTTCGTCGGCAACGCCGAGGGCGATCCCCGGGCGTTCGCGACGAGCCTGCACAACACGCTGGTCGCGCCCGCGCGCAGCATCCTGATCATGGTCGACCCCCAGCGCCGTGCGCTGGAGGTCGTCACCGGCGGCTGGGTGCGCCGCAACCTCAGCGACGCCCAGGTCGAGCTGGCGGCGCTGGCCATGCAGCGGGCGTTCGCCGAAGGCGAGCTGCTCGACGGCCTGCGGGCGGGGATCAGCCTCCTCGCCGAGCACGCCCGCACCCCGCGCACGCTGCACGCGCGCTGA
- a CDS encoding globin: MDRVSTFYDDIGGYDTITKIVAKFYEGVAGDEVLRPMYPEEDLGPAEVRFRDFLVQYWGGPSTYSERRGHPRLRMRHAPFRVDPVSRDHWLQHFRAALDEADLTPEQDAQFWDYVTHAAQFMVNTVE, from the coding sequence ATGGACCGGGTGAGCACCTTCTACGACGACATCGGCGGCTACGACACGATCACCAAGATCGTGGCGAAGTTCTACGAGGGCGTTGCCGGGGACGAGGTGCTGCGGCCGATGTACCCCGAGGAGGACCTCGGGCCCGCCGAGGTCCGGTTCCGCGACTTCCTCGTGCAGTACTGGGGCGGGCCCTCGACCTACTCCGAGCGGCGCGGTCACCCGCGGCTGCGGATGCGCCACGCGCCGTTCCGCGTCGACCCCGTCTCCCGGGACCACTGGCTCCAGCACTTCCGCGCCGCGCTCGACGAGGCCGACCTGACGCCCGAGCAGGACGCGCAGTTCTGGGACTACGTCACCCACGCGGCGCAGTTCATGGTCAACACCGTCGAGTGA